Below is a genomic region from Neorhizobium galegae.
GCGCTCGCGTAGATGAGCTTGCCGGCACTGGCCCGGTGCGATTTCGCGTAAGGGTCCGCCTGCGCGGTCTGCGCGTCAGGAAAGGCTTCCCACGAGCCGAGCTTGATCGCGCCGAAACCGATCGTGGCATCCAGTGCCACGAGAGTGGACCATATCCCGCCGCCGAAGGCGATGGTGAGCGCGATCGCGATGAGGAAGGGAACACGGAACACGGGTTTGCTTTGGCCCTCGGACAGCTGTGCCAGAGGGTTAGCATTGATTCCAGTGCGAAGGAATGGGTGGGCTGTGTCTTTCCGGCACGCTCGCCTCATGGCTTCTGGCGCGGAGCGATTCGCTCCCCGTGTATCCTCGGAGAATCGTGGGCCGCCCTTCCTCCTATCCCCGCTGATCGACGGCGAGAAGCCCGCTGCCTGTGCCGGGATCGGTCATCCAGGACCCCTTGCGTGCCATTCCCACACAGGCTCGATCTTAGGGTTAACCCTTTGATAAGGTTGTTTCGAGCGGTTTCTGTGACTAAAAACGGCCTGTACCTTGCCCGGCTCATTCCTTGGCTACCGTGTCTGCGACGACGTTCCGGAGCAGAGACGATGAGAACATGGATGATGGCGAGCGGTGCATTGATAGCCGTGGCTGCTGGATTTTCGGGTGCCTATTACCACCTGAAGCCGGTGCCGGGGCCTTCGACCCCGAAGGACATTTCCCTCGACTTCATGACGCTGACCGAAAGTCAGCCGACGGAGGCGCGCCGCGCCATCGTCGAGGGTATCGAGATCTGCCTTCCCCAGCCGGCGCGGGAGGGCTGGACGAGCCCGCCGGTCAAGAATCTCGCGGTCGACAGCTATATCCGCTTTTTCGACCTGATGGGGCAGGAGGTGGGGCAGGCCGAGCGCAGTGCGGAATTCCGTGCCTGGCTTTCGCAGGCAGGCGGCGGCCTGTCGGAGCGGGACCGGATCGCCTTCGGCAAGCTGACTGAGGGCGGCCTGCACGAAGGCGTGACCGCGCTCTGCGTCGCCGCGACCGTGCGCGGCAAACTCGGAAGCCAGGGGTTCAGGGGTTTCTGGAACTGACGGCCGTTGCCTCGGCGAGCGATCCCGTCGCTGTCTTGTCGGCCACCTTGGCGGTGGCAGGCCCGAGCCGGCCCGCCTCTTTCAGCTTTCCGGCGATCTGCCGCAGCAGGCGGGTGGATTCGGCCGACAGGGAACGCGGGCGGATGAGCGCCTGCAATCCGGTATCGATGGTGCCGTCCTTCTTCTTGGCGACGGCATTGCCCTTGTGGTCGCCGGTCGGCAGCGGATTGTCGATGCCGGGAATGGCACGCAGCTCGATGCCCTGGTGGGCATAGTCCATCACCGTCTTGAAGGTCGCGGCCGGCAGCGAACCGCCCGTCATGTTGTCCATCGAGGTGAAGTCGTCGTTGCCGAACCAGACCGCGGTCGTGTAATTGCCGGTAAACCCGATGAACCAGGCGTCGCGATAGCTCTGCGAGGTGCCGGTCTTGCCCGCCGTGACGATGCCGCCGTCGAGCGCCGCCCTGCGGGCCGTGCCGATCACCGGGATCTGCGTCAGGATGCGGTTCATCGACGATGTCGCCTGCTCGGAGAGCACGCGCTTGGCCGGCCGTTCGTCGCGGTTGAAGTCGTAGAGCACGTCGCCGCCGTAGCCGAGAACCTGCTCGATGCCGTGGCGGCGCGATTCCATGCCGCCGGCCGGCATCACGGCATAACCCGTCGCCTGGTCGAGCACCGTCATTTCCGAAGTGCCGAGCGGGATGGTCTTGTCCTTCCTGAGCGGCGTTTCGACACCGAAGGCCTTGGCGGTCTTCACGATCACGTCGGTGCCCAGATAGTCCTTGGCGAGCCTGACCGGCACGGTGTTGAGCGACTGCGCCATCGCCGACAGCAGCGTCACCTTGCCCTTGTAGGAACGCGCGTAGTTCTGTGGCGACCAGCCGTTCCAGGTGATCGGCGCGTCTGAAATCGTCGATTCCGGCTTGAAGCCGTTCTCCATCGCCGCCGAATAGGTATAGAGTTTGAAGGACGAACCCGGCTGGCGCAGCGCCTTGGCGGCGCGATTGAACTGGCTTTCGCCGTAGTCGCGGCCGCCGACCATGGCGCGCACAGGCCCGCCGTTCTCGATCATCACGAGGGCGCCCTGCTTGACCTTGAAGCTCTCGCCATATTCGCGAAGGCTCGATTCCACCGCCGATTCCGAGGCCTGCTGCAGGCCCATGTCGATCGTCGTGCGCACCACGACCGAATGTTCGTGGAACTTGCCGGCCGAGGCCAGCCGCTGCACTTCGTCGAAGGCCCAGTCGAGGAAATAGTCCGGAGCCTTGACGTCGGCGCGGTCGACGACGGTCGCCGGGCTGCGGCGGGCGGCGATCACCTGGCCTTCGGTCATCAGCCCGCTTTGCACGAGGTTGGAAAGCACTTCGTTGGCGCGGGCGCGGGCAGCCGGAAGGTTGACATGCGGCGCATATTTGGCCGGCGCCTTGAACAGGCCGGCGAGCATGGCGCTTTCGGCAAGGTTCACTTCCGTGATGTTCTTGCCGAAATAGAACTGTGCCGCCGCCGCCGCCCCGAACGTGCCGCCGCCCATATAGGCGCGGTCGAGATAGAGCGACAGGATCTCCTTCTTGGAGAGGTTGGCTTCCAGCCACAACGACAGGAAGGCTTCCTTGATCTTGCGTTCGATCGACCGTTCGTTGGTGAGGAACAGGTTCTTGGCAAGCTGCTGGGTGAGCGTCGAGCCGCCCTGCACGACGCCGCCGGCCTTGGCGTTTTCGCTCATGGCGCGGGCAAGGCCGAAGAAGTCGATGCCGAAATGGTCGAAGAAGCGCCGGTCCTCGGTCGCCAGCACCGCCTTGATCAGGTGGTCCGGCAATTCGTCGATCGGCACGGAGTCTTCGTGGATGATGCCGCGATGGCCGATGACGCCGCCATAGCGGTCGAGGAAGGTGACGGCGAAATCGCCGCGGTTGCGCCAGTCCTCGTGGGTTTCCTCGAAAGCGGGCTGGGCGAGCGCCAGGAGCACCACGAAACCCGCGGTGCCCAAGGTCATGGCCTCGCCGGCAAGTTCGAAGCCGATGCGTTTCCAGCCGCGCACGCGAAAACGGCGGAAGAAGATGGTGATCTCCTCCCAGATTTCGCCAAGCCGGAAACCGAGATTCCAGACGGTGGAATCGATCCACGAATCGATGCGCAGCAGCAGGTGGCGCTTGCCGCGCGGCCGGTCGCCCGATGACTTTGGCTCGTCCTGCACCTTCGGAATTCCCCGCCCTTTCGATGAGATGTGCTTGACGCGGTCCCCTGGAGGGATCAAGAGCTCTAGCCTCTCACCGTTAATCAGCTTTAGCTGACAAATGGTTGATGCGCGATATCAAAATCGCAACAGGTAAAATGCAGATATCGGGATTTGTTCCGCTCTGCCGCAAATGTGATACCCACGATGACCGACGAACCTTTCTGGAAAACCAAGCGGCTCGACCAGCTGACCCAAAATGAATGGGAAAGCCTGTGCGACGGTTGCGGCCTCTGTTGTCTCAACAAGCTCGAGGACTGGGATTCCGGCGACGTCGTCTTCACCTCCGTCGCCTGCCGCCTGCTCGACGGGGAGAGCTGTCGCTGCAAGGATTACCAGCACCGCCAGGCGACCGTGCCGGACTGCATCCAGCTCACCCCGACGACGGTCGAAGAGATCGCCTGGCTGCCGCCGACCTGCGGTTATCGCCTCGTCCGCGACGGCGAGGACCTCTACTGGTGGCATCCGCTGGTCTCGGGCGATCCGGACACCGTGCACCAGGCCGGCATCTCCGCCCGCGGCCGCACGGTCAGCGAAAACGAGGTCGATGTGGAAGATTTCGAGGACTACGTGGTCGACTGGCCGCTGACGGTGGGCGAGGAACGCTAGTCTAGGGGCGCGGCGTCACTTCACTGCGACGACGACCTTCCCCTTCGCGCGACCCGTTTCGACATAGTCCAGCGCCTCGTTGGTCTGCTCGAACGGGAAGACCCGGTCCATCACCGGGCGGATGCGACCTGCCTCGATCAGCGAGGTGATCTGTGCGAGCTGGCCGCCATTCGCCGTCATGAAGAGGAACGAATAGCCGACCTTCCGGCGTCCCGCTTTTCTCCTGATGCCGAAGCTCAGCAGGCGCATGGCCTGTTGAAGCAGCCAGCCGGAGCCGTTCTGCCGGGCGAAATCCGGATCGGGCGGGCCGGAAATCGAGATCAGCTTGCCGCCCGGCTTCAATACATTCAAGGATTTCTCCAGTGTATCCTTGCCCAGGCTGTTCAGCACGACGTCGTAGCCCTGCAGCACCTTCTCGAAGTCGTCTTTCTTGTAATCGACGACGACGTCCGCCCCGAGACTTTTCGCAAGGGCGACGTTGGCCGTGCTCGTGGTCGTCGCCACATAGGCCCCGAGATGCTTGGCGAGCTGGATCGCGACGGTGCCGACGCCGCCCGAGCCGGCATGGATCAGCACCTTCTGCCCCTTCTTCAGGTTGGCCCGCTCGACGAGGACCTGCCATGCCGTCAGGGCGACCAGCGGAATGGATGCGGCCTCCACCATGGTGAGATTGCCGGGTTTTCTCGCCACATCGGCCTCGTCCATGGCGATATATTCGGCAAACGTGCCGATGCGATCCTGGGCCGGACGTGCATAGACCTCGTCCCCCGGCTTGAACTTCCGGACATTCGCCCCAACCCGGACGACGACCCCCGCTACGTCATTGCCCAGCACCAGCGGAAGGCGATAGGGCAGGATAAGCTTGAATTCTCCGTCCCTGATCTTGTTGTCCAAGGCGTTCACGCCGGCCGCATGAACCTCCACCATGACGTCGTTGTCGCGCAATGCCGGCTCGGGTATTTCGCGGAGCCGCAGGGCGCCGCCTTTGCGATAGCGATCGATCAGGAATGATTTCATCGGACTGACTTCCGTTTCCGTGGTGGCCGGCGGGGCTGCGATAATGCTCAGGCGGGAAGCCCGTTGAACTTCCGAAGGTTCTTGTCGACGATGGTTTCGGGCAGGAAGCGACGTATGAAGCGGACCTGTCCTGCCATTTTTCCGGCGGTGTAGCGCCGTTTCGGCAATGCCGCATTGGCGGCCTTTACGATGGCTTCGGCGACCACTTCCGGTGCATCTCCCTTCGCGACGGATTCGCGCATCAGCCGCTCCGCGTCGCCGCGAACCGTATCATAGACGGAAAGCGGGCGGTCCGCGCGCGTCAGGTTCTCCTCGAAGGCGGTGCGGGTTAAGCCGGGCTCGACAAGCACGATGCGGATGCCTTGGGTCCGCACTTCATGGTCGAGGGACTCCGAATACCCTTCGACGGCGTGCTTGGTCGCTGCATAAAGGGCGTTGAAGGGAGCCGGGATCAGCCCGAGTATCGAACTCAGGTTGACGATGCGGCCCCGCTGCTGGCCCCTCATCACGGGCAGGACGGCATTTGTCATCCGGATGATGCCGAACACGTTCACCTCGAACAGGGCCTTCGCCTGTTCCGTGGTGGATTCCTCGGCGCCGCCAAGCAGCCCGATCCCGGCATTGTTGACGAGAAGGTCGATCCGCCCTGCGCGGCGCAGAACCTCGTCAACGACACGTTCGACGGATGCATCGTCGGTCACGTCGCAGACCAGCATCGTCACCCCGTCCACCGTGTCGGGCATCGGCTTTCGGCTGGTGCCGAAGACAAGATAGCCATCCCGCCGCAGCGCCTGTGCCGTCACCAGTCCTATGCCTGAGGACGCACCCGTAACCAGGGCGACGCCACGTTTTTTCTTGCTCATCGGTTTCTCTTTCATTTTGTGATGGAACATCGTCGAGCAATCAGTTACTATCAAATCCGTATTAAGTCACTACTAAAAAGATATCGACATGAAGAATCTTTCCAGCCAGCCCTGCCTGATCGCCCGGAGCCTGGCGCTTGTGGGGGACGCGTGGAGCATGCTGATCATGCGCGACGCCCATGCGGGGCTGACCCGCTTCGACGAGTTTCGCAAGAGCCTCGGCATTGCGCCGACCATGCTGACGGGACGGCTTTCAGGCCTGACGGAGGAGGGGCTTTTGGAGAAACGCCGCTATTCCGACCGTCCGCCAAGGGACGAATATGTACTGACGGATGCCGGCCGCGACTTTCTGCCGGTTCTGTTTGCGCTCGGCGCATGGGGACGCAAGCATCGCGGCGGAGGCGAGGTGACCCGGTTCTTCGACGCCGAAACCGGAACGGAGATCGATCCCGTCACCATCGACCGCGCCACCGGCGCTCCGATCGGAACGCGTCCTATCCGGATCGCCCTACCCGAATGAACCGCAACCCCGGTTGAAAGCCGGCCCTGCATCCTGTTGCCGGCGACGCGCGATGCCGGATCGACAGGCCTTGGGGCTAAACCGGCGAGCGAGGAACGTGCGGGAAGCCCCTCGAAGCATGGGTTTATTACTTGTCAATGACATAAGTTAATATGGGCCACCCGAGTTTTTCAGGTAATTCTACCAGTATGCCCGGGCGTGCGGAAACGCTAAGACTACGGTGACAGTCAAGATTCATTCCGAATTCATTCGATGGCACCTAGATGAATGCAGAAGGCACGCTGGCAGACCGCCTCTATGAGGCAGCTCTGGTTCCCGAGCTTTGGACGGAAACTTGTGAGAGGATAGCATTGGAGGCGGGGTCCAGCACCGCCTCGATCTTCACCATCGACGGCAGCGGCAATCATCGTTACGTCACCACTCCCAATATCGCCGATGCCTTTGCCGAGTTCGTCAAGAGCGACACCCGGCTGGGCAATGTTCGCCCCATTCGAGCCATGGAGCGTTCGCCCTTTTCGTTTGTCCGCGTGACCGATCTCCTGAGCGCGGAGGAATTTGCCAATGATGCGATCCAACGCGACATCATCGAGCCGCACGGCATGCAATGGGAGGCGGGCTGGGCCTTCCAGGAGCCGACCGGGCACGTCATCGTCATTACCTTGATGCGCGCCAAGGGCCTGACGCATTTCTCCGACGAACAGCTGGCGCGCCTCGATCTCTTGAAGCCGGATCTCGCCCGGGCTGCCTATATGGCGTCGCGGCTCGCCTTTTCCGAGGCGCGTTCGATGACCGAGACGCTGTCGTTGCTCGGATTGCCGGCGGCGGTCATCGGTGACAGCGGCCGGGCAATTGCAATGAATCCGGAAATGGAGGACTTGAGCCCGCGCATCCGCACCGGTGCCGGCGACCGGCTGCTGCTTGAGGGGTCGGGCGCCAACGCGTTGCTGGAGGAGGCGATCGAGCACTACAAGGCGCAGGCTTCGCCGGCCGTGCAGTCCCTGCCGATGGCGGGACGCGCCGGCGTGCCACCGCTGATCCTGCATCTTCTGCCGGTCCGCCGCGCCGCCCGCGACATCTTCTCCCGTTCGATGGCGGTGCTCGCCGTCACCCAGGTGGGGCAGGTCGGCCCGCCGGACATGCGGGTGCTCTGCGGCCTCTTCGACCTCACCCCTGCCGAAGCCCGCGTGGCGCGCGGCATCGCCATGGCCCAGACGCCGGAAATGGCCGCCGCCGCGCTCGGCATATCGCTCGAAACCGCCCGCTCGCACCTGAAGAAGATCATGCTGAAAACCGGCACCACCCGCCAGGCGGAACTGGTGCTGCTGCTTTCGGGGCTGAATGCGCCGAGCTTCGGCGGTGGCGCAAGAGAGGATTAGGACCGGTCTTCCGGTCGTCCGCCTTTCCCGGAAAAAGCGGTGTGAATTCCGTCTCCGGCGTCGGCAGCCTGAACTGTCGATCTCTTCCCAGGCTTATGTTTTGCCCCCTTGGACCCAGGGGCATTGGGCTATCTTCGATATACCGCCCGAGAATTGCAGATATACCCCTTGACCTTCCCATGATGGGAAGCTCCACATGGGGCGGGAAAGCGAGGTCCGTCCCATGAACCAGACCGTCAAACCGATCCGCAAAGCCGAGCCCTTCACCGTTCCTGTCGAGGGCATGACCTGCGCTTCCTGCGTGCGCCGTGTCGAAAATGCGGCTGCGAAAGTGCCGGGCGTCGAGAAAAGCGCGGTCAACTTCGCGACCAAGAAGCTGACGGTGGAATCGGCCGAGGGCTTCTTGCCGGAGGATCTCGAAAAGGCGATCCGGAAGGTCGGTTACGAGATTCCGCCGGGCGCCATGGACCATGCAATGCGCGAGGCGGGAATGCTGCCGCCGGTCGCCGAGGCTGCGCATGCGGGACACGCGCATCACCACAGCCATTCCGGGCCGCAAAGCCACGAGCACATGGATCACGCCGCCATGGGGCATGACCAGTCGGGCCATGCCGGCGGGCATGACCATATGCATATGCACCAGGGCGAGGAGGGCGTGCTGAAGCGCGACCTGGTGATCGCCTTCGTGCTGACCCTGCCGCTGTTCGTGCTGGAGATGGCGGGCCACGTCTACGATCCGTTCCACCACTGGCTGATGGGCGTGATCGAGACGCAAAACCTTTATTATGTCTATTTCGCGCTGGCGACGGTGGTTGTCTTCGGCCCGGGCTTCCGATTCCTGAAGCTCGGCCTGCCGGCACTCGTGCGCGGCGCGCCGGAGATGAATTCGCTGGTCGCGGTCGGGGTGCTGGCGGCCTATGGTTATTCGCTGGTGACGACATTTGCCCCGGACCTGCTGCCGGAGAGCGCCCGCTTCGTCTATTACGAAGCCGCCACCGTGATCGTCACGCTGATCCTGTTCGGCCGGCTGCTCGAGGCCCGCGCCACCGGCCGCACCGGCGAGGCGATCGAGAAGCTGAGCCGGCTGCAGGCCAAGACCGCCCGCGTCGAACGCGACGGCAAGCTTCTGGACATCCCCGCCGAACAGGTGGTCGCCGGGGACGTGCTGGTGATCCGGCCGGGCGAGCGTATCCCGGTCGACGGCACGGTGATCGACGGCTCCTCGAATGTCGACGAATCGATGATCTCGGGCGAGCCGCTGCCGGTCGAAAAGGCGGCCGGCGCGACCGTGGTCGGCGGCACGATCAACAAGACCGGCGCCTTCCGTTTCCGGGCCGACAAGGTCGGCCGCGATACCATGCTGGCCCAGATCATCCGCATGGTTGAGCAGGCGCAAGGCTCCAAACTGCCGATCCAGGGGCTGGTCGACCGGGTGACCGCCTGGTTCGTGCCGGCGGTGATCTTGGCTGCCGCGCTGACTTTCGCGGTGTGGTTCTTCGTCGGCCCCGAGCCGGCGCTCGCCCATGCGCTGGTCAATGCGGTCGCCGTGCTGATCATCGCCTGCCCCTGCGCCATGGGGCTTGCCGTGCCCACCTCGATCGTCGTCGGCGGCGGTCGCGCGGCCGAACTCGGCGTGCTGTTCCGCAAGGGCGAGGCGCTGCAGGAGCTGCGCAATGTCCAGCTGGTCGTGGTCGACAAGACCGGCACCGTCACCAAGGGCCGGCCGGAGCTGACCGATCTGGTGGCGGCGCAAGGTTTTGCCGGGGACGAGGTGCTGGCGCTCGTCGCCAGCGTCGAGGCGCAGTCGGAACACCCGATCGCCGAGGCGATCGTCAAGGCGGCCGAGGCCAAGGGGCTGACTGTGCCGAAGGCGGAACGCTTCGCGTCGGTGACCGGCTACGGCATCGAGGCGGAGGCGGACGGCCGCAGGATCTCGGTCGGCGCCGACCGGTTCATGGAAAAGCTGGGGCTTTCGGTCGAAACCTTTGCGGAAGCCGCCGCCCGGCTTGGCGACGAGGGCAAGTCACCGCTTTATGCCGCCGTCGACGGCAAGCTGGCCGCCGTGATCGCGGTTGCCGATCCGCTGAAACCCTCGAGCCGCGACGCGATCAAGGCGCTACAGGCGATGGGCATCGAAACGGTGATGGTGACCGGCGACAACCGCCGCACCGCGGAGGCGATCGCAAGACAGGTCGGCATAGACAAGGTCGTTGCCGAGGTCCTGCCGGAAGGCAAGGTGAAGGCGATCCACGAGATGCGGGTCAAGGGGGAGCAGAGCGGGAAAAAGCTCGCCTTCGTCGGCGACGGCATCAACGACGCGCCGGCGCTCGCCGAGGCCGATATCGGCATCGCCATCGGCACCGGCACGGACGTGGCGATCGAAAGCGCCGACGTGGTTCTGGTCGGCGGCGAGCTGTCGGGCGCCGTCTCGGCGATCGCCATGAGCCGCGCGACCATGACCAATATCAAGCAGAATCTGTTCTGGGCCTTCGGTTACAACGTGGCGCTGGTTCCGGTCGCGGCCGGTGTGCTCTACCCCGCCTTCGGCTGGCTGCTGTCGCCGATGATCGCCGCCGGCGCCATGGCGCTGTCGAGCGTCTTCGTGCTCGGCAACGCGCTGCGGCTGAAGACCGTGAAAGTGGGAGAAGCGAGATGAATATCGGCGAGGCTTCCAGCGCGTCCGGCGTTTCGGCCAAGATGATCCGTTATTACGAGGAGATCGGCCTGATCCGCCCGATGGGCCGCACCGGCAACAATTACAGGGTCTATGGTCAGGAGGAAGTGCATATCCTGCGCTTCATCAAGCGCGCCCGCAATCTCGGCTTTTCGCTGGAGGAAACCGAGACGCTTCTGAAACTCTGGCAGGACGAGAGCCGCGAAAGCTCGGCCGTCAAGGAGGTGGCGACCGCCCATATCGGCGATCTCGAACGACGCATCGCCGATATGCAGGGCATGGTCAAGACGCTGAAACACCTCGCCAACTGCTGCGGCGGCGACAACCGCCCCAACTGCCCGATCCTCGATGATCTGGCGGGGGATAGGACGGTGGGGGATGGGGCCGTGGGGAAGAAGATTCGTGCCTGACAATTTTGCGCTGGGGAACGCCCCTCATCCGCCTGCCGGCACCTTCTCCCCGTCTTGACGGGGAGAAGGACGCAAACCGCCCGTTCACCGCTCTTTCCGAGACGAGAGCATGAGAAATACGCCTGCTGCCTTGAGGCCAAGGGAAGCCGGCGCGGCATATGTCCTTCTCCCCGCATGCGGGGAGAAGGTGCCGGCAGGCGGATGAGGGGCATTCCCACGTGACTGACATGCCAGCCACCCACTTGACCTTCCCCCCATGGGAAGCTGCACAACACACCTATCGAACAAGGAGATTCCGATGACTGCGATTTTCACCGTGCCGGACATGACCTGCGGCCATTGCGAAAAGACCGTGCGTGGCGCCCTTGCGGAAGCCCTGCCGGGTGCGGCGGTGGCGATCGATCTGACGGCCAAGACGGTAACCGTCGAAGGCGATGCCGGCAGGGCAGAAGAGGCGATCCGCGAGGCTGGATATTCACCGGAGCGGGTGGTGGCTTGAAGACCGGACAACTGCCCGACATGAGTGTGGGTGCCATGATGAAGCCGGAGCCCGTGGCGGCTCCGTTCCTGTTGAAAGGCGGAAACTCCCGCCGCTCTCCCAATACACCGTCATGAAAAATTCAACATTCTGACGAGCAACCGTTACACGTCCGCAAAGCTCGCGTGGCAGACAAGGGGTGGCCCGCGGGACCGGCTTTCACTCGTGAGGCGGGTCTTCGTTTTCCACCCGCCTCGAATTGCCGGACACCGATCATGCTCAAAGCGCTGTTTTCAACCGTTGCCCTCGCCATCCTCTTCGCGCCCGTTGCCCATGCCGTAGAGCCAGGGGTAACGGTCGTCACCCCTTGCCCGTTCGGCGATTGCAAGGCGGCCATCGGGCTTTCCTTCGTGGGGGAATTTAGCATGCCGACCGGCACGCTGTTCGACGGCGTCGAGTTCGGCGGCCTGTCGGGGCTTGATTACGACCCGGCAAGCAACCGCTATATCGCCATTTCCGACGACCGTTCCGAACGGGCGCCGGCCCGGTTCTACGAGCTTTCGATCGAGGCGAGCGCCGCCGGCATCACCGATGTGAAAGTGGTCAAGACCGTGACCCTGAAGGACAAAAACGGCGAGGCTTTTGCGGCCAAGAGCGTCGATCCGGAATCGATCCGGCTCGGCAAGGACGGCATCTACTGGTCGAGCGAGGGCGACGTGAAGCAGCTCCTGCCGCCCTTCGTGCGGGTCGCCGGCCCGGATGGCGCCTTCCTGCGCGAGTTCGAGCTTCCCAAGGCTTTTATGCCGACCGCCGACAAGTCCGCCGGCATCCGCGACAACCTCGCCTTCGAGGGGCTCGCGACGCTGCCCGGCGGAGACCTGATGCTGGAGGTCGAATCGGCGCTGTTCCAGGACGGCCCGATCTCCGGGCTTAGCCGCGGCACGCTCGCCCGCATGATCCGCTACGACGCGGCAAGCGGCAGGCCGAAGGCCGAATATGTCTATCCGATCGCGCCGATCCCCCAGGCGCCGACCGTCGACAAGGGCTATAACGACAACGGCGCTTCGGAAATCCTAAGCCTGGACGACCACCGCCTCCTGGTGGTCGAGCGCGGTTTTGCGCAAGGCTTTGGAAGTTCGATCAAGGTCTTTATGGTCGATACCGAGGGCGCCACCGATGTCTCGGCCATCCCCTCGCTCGCCAATACCGACGCGGTCATCGTGCCGGTGCGCAAGGCCCAGGTGCTCGACATGCGGGCGATGGGCCTGCAGCCGGACAATATCGAGGCCGTCACCTTCGCCAGGGGCACCGATGGCAACGACCTGCTGATCTTCGCTTCCGACAACAATTTCTCAAAGGAACAGAAGACGCAGTTCATCGCCTTCAAGGTGCTGTCACGCCCCTGAGGACGCCGGCCGGCCCTCGAAATCTTGCTCCACCTTGTCGCAAGGTGGAGCATTGAGACGTGTCTCGAAGCCGCGGCTTAGAACTTCACGCCGATGCCGACGTTGATCACGTGCTGGCTGAAGTCGAAATCGGCGCCTGCGAGGCTGCCGTTGCCGAAGTCGTTGTAGCGGTATTCGAGGCGGCCGAAGATATTGTCGGTGAAGGCGTAATCGACGCCCGCCCCGACCGTCCAGCCGTTGAGCATGTCGTCGTCGTCAAAGCCGCCGCCGTCGATATGGGCGGTGGTGGCCGTCCAGCCGGCTGCCGCGAAGATCAGCGCCCGGTCCATGGCGTAACCGACACGGCCGCGAACCGAACCGGA
It encodes:
- a CDS encoding heavy-metal-associated domain-containing protein; translated protein: MTAIFTVPDMTCGHCEKTVRGALAEALPGAAVAIDLTAKTVTVEGDAGRAEEAIREAGYSPERVVA
- a CDS encoding esterase-like activity of phytase family protein encodes the protein MLKALFSTVALAILFAPVAHAVEPGVTVVTPCPFGDCKAAIGLSFVGEFSMPTGTLFDGVEFGGLSGLDYDPASNRYIAISDDRSERAPARFYELSIEASAAGITDVKVVKTVTLKDKNGEAFAAKSVDPESIRLGKDGIYWSSEGDVKQLLPPFVRVAGPDGAFLREFELPKAFMPTADKSAGIRDNLAFEGLATLPGGDLMLEVESALFQDGPISGLSRGTLARMIRYDAASGRPKAEYVYPIAPIPQAPTVDKGYNDNGASEILSLDDHRLLVVERGFAQGFGSSIKVFMVDTEGATDVSAIPSLANTDAVIVPVRKAQVLDMRAMGLQPDNIEAVTFARGTDGNDLLIFASDNNFSKEQKTQFIAFKVLSRP
- the cueR gene encoding Cu(I)-responsive transcriptional regulator yields the protein MNIGEASSASGVSAKMIRYYEEIGLIRPMGRTGNNYRVYGQEEVHILRFIKRARNLGFSLEETETLLKLWQDESRESSAVKEVATAHIGDLERRIADMQGMVKTLKHLANCCGGDNRPNCPILDDLAGDRTVGDGAVGKKIRA
- a CDS encoding heavy metal translocating P-type ATPase; the encoded protein is MNQTVKPIRKAEPFTVPVEGMTCASCVRRVENAAAKVPGVEKSAVNFATKKLTVESAEGFLPEDLEKAIRKVGYEIPPGAMDHAMREAGMLPPVAEAAHAGHAHHHSHSGPQSHEHMDHAAMGHDQSGHAGGHDHMHMHQGEEGVLKRDLVIAFVLTLPLFVLEMAGHVYDPFHHWLMGVIETQNLYYVYFALATVVVFGPGFRFLKLGLPALVRGAPEMNSLVAVGVLAAYGYSLVTTFAPDLLPESARFVYYEAATVIVTLILFGRLLEARATGRTGEAIEKLSRLQAKTARVERDGKLLDIPAEQVVAGDVLVIRPGERIPVDGTVIDGSSNVDESMISGEPLPVEKAAGATVVGGTINKTGAFRFRADKVGRDTMLAQIIRMVEQAQGSKLPIQGLVDRVTAWFVPAVILAAALTFAVWFFVGPEPALAHALVNAVAVLIIACPCAMGLAVPTSIVVGGGRAAELGVLFRKGEALQELRNVQLVVVDKTGTVTKGRPELTDLVAAQGFAGDEVLALVASVEAQSEHPIAEAIVKAAEAKGLTVPKAERFASVTGYGIEAEADGRRISVGADRFMEKLGLSVETFAEAAARLGDEGKSPLYAAVDGKLAAVIAVADPLKPSSRDAIKALQAMGIETVMVTGDNRRTAEAIARQVGIDKVVAEVLPEGKVKAIHEMRVKGEQSGKKLAFVGDGINDAPALAEADIGIAIGTGTDVAIESADVVLVGGELSGAVSAIAMSRATMTNIKQNLFWAFGYNVALVPVAAGVLYPAFGWLLSPMIAAGAMALSSVFVLGNALRLKTVKVGEAR